Proteins from a single region of Canis aureus isolate CA01 chromosome 26, VMU_Caureus_v.1.0, whole genome shotgun sequence:
- the LOC144298909 gene encoding uncharacterized protein LOC144298909, whose product MSHLTDDEDEAGTHKVGCVSSSSASISSNAGDGWGLGFCSIQVKVTLLVHRPHFSVWTVHYLGPLTPAAPSWRPDALSTKQAPASGRNTWSTVWVPKFWEAERKTKTKSNPGLWPRSREPSDPWAAINRPPLPEAWLPELLAPSHACLNCGRAAQYPQLTTLGPVSPFTVSPSPSQSGPACSRPLPPRARAPPPPAHPSRPFRGLGLGRAPEDCALGPGSLPRGPGLSEARAARGSPSARALERASSQLRLREPGRCGTSRAFPCGAGRPKGREALPRGPGLLPAPSGPARFSARPPRPSRVSLTPAGLPPALGLPRPQRQGSPEEGREGARDSLSARDFLVFLVLTTLDAQTQKTPRVPSPWPNLLNRSALVRDPPSLAVEPACISPVQLGRGFLSPVYTCSSCANANVPGVQPKGQAPTSFSGRGRCQLWLQAAGRSASPFVRAEASRPGICSLRALRNSKPCATCPPTSVPPKD is encoded by the exons ATGTCCCATTTGACAGACGATGAAGATGAAGCTGGGACACACAAGGTGGGATGCGTTAGCAGTAGCTCAGCCTCTATCA GTTCTAATGCAGGGgatgggtggggcctgggcttctGCAGTATCCAGGTGAAGGTGACGCTactggtccacagaccacactttaGCGTTTGGACAGTGCACTACCTGGGTCCCCTGACCCCCGCGGCCCCTTCCTGGCG GCCTGATGCCCTGAGCACCAAACAAGCCCCAGCCAGCGGGAGGAACACCTGGAGCACAGTCTGGGTTCCGAAATTCTGGGaagctgaaaggaaaacaaaaacaaaaagcaacccaGGCTTATGGCCCAGAAGCCGGGAGCCCAGCGATCCCTGGGCAGCGATCAACCGTCCTCCTCTCCCCGAAGCCTGGCTTCCCGAGCTTCTGGCCCCCTCCCACGCCTGCCTGAACTGTGGACGAG cggcCCAGTACCCTCAGCTCACAACCCTGGGCCCTGTGAGTCCGTTCACCGTCTCACCTTCGCCTTCCCAGTCCGGACCTGCCTGCTCCAGGCCGCTTCCTCCAAGGGCCCGCGCCCCTCCGCCGCCTGCCCACCCTTCCAGGCCTTTCCGCGGTCTCGGCCTCGGTCGCGCCCCAGAAGACTGTGCCCTCGGTCCGGGAAGCCTgccgcggggcccggggctgTCCGAAGCCCGAGCTGCGCGTGGTTCCCCGAGCGCCAGGGCCCTGGAGCGTGCATCCTCCCAGCTCCGGCTCCGGGAGCCGGGCCGCTGCGGCACCTCGCGGGCCTTTCCCTGCGGCGCGGGGAGGCCGAAAGGGAGAGAAGCGTTGCCTCGGGGACCCGgtctcctccccgccccctcagGCCCAGCCCGCTtctccgcccgcccgccccgccccagccgAGTCTCTCTCACCCCCGCCGGCCTCCCCCCAGCTCTGGGACTGCCGAGACCTCAGCGGCAGGGGAGCCCCGAAGAAGGCCGGGAGGGAGCCAGGGACTCGCTCTCTGCTAGGGACTTCCTCGTTTTTCTCGTCCTGACTACCCTCGACGCCCAAACACAAAAGACCCCACGGGTCCCGTCGCCCTGGCCGAACCTGCTCAACCGCAGCGCCCTTGTGAGAGATCCCCCTTCCCTCGCTGTGGAGCCGGCGTGCATCTCACCTGTACAACTGGGCAGGGGGTTTCTGTCCCCTGTCTACACCTGCAGCAGCTGCGCCAACGCCAACGTGCCAGGAGTCCAACCCAAGGGCCAGGCGCCAACGTCTTTCTCAGGTCGAGGTCGTTGCCAGCTCTGGCTGCAGGCGGCTGGGCGCTCGGCGTCTCCTTTCGTTCGGGCAGAAGCTTCCAGGCCTGGAATCTGCAGCCTGCGCGCCCTGCGAAACTCCAAGCCCTGTGCAACCTGCCCACCTACGTCGGTGCCACCCAAAG